A genomic region of Arvicola amphibius chromosome 7, mArvAmp1.2, whole genome shotgun sequence contains the following coding sequences:
- the Rbm18 gene encoding probable RNA-binding protein 18 — MEAETKTLPLENASILSEGSLQEGHRLWIGNLDPKITEYHLLKLLQKFGKVKQFDFLFHKSGALEGQPRGYCFVNFETKQEAEQAIQCLNGKLALSKKLVVRWAHAQVKRYDHNKNDKILPISLEPSSSTEPTQSNLSVTAKIKAIEAKLKMMAENPDAEYPAAPVYSYFKPPDKKRTTPYCRTAWKSRR; from the exons ATGGAAGCAGAAACCAAAACCCTTCCCCTGGAGAACGCATCCATCCTTTCAGAGGGCTCTCTACAGGAAGGACACCGATTATGGATTGGCAACCTGGACCCCAAAATCACAGA ATACCACCTCCTCAAGCTCCTCCAGAAGTTTGGCAAGGTGAAGCAATTTGACTTCCTCTTCCACAAGTCGGGGGCTTTGGAGGGCCAGCCCCGAGGGTACTGTTTTGTTAACTTTGAAACTAAGCAG GAAGCAGAACAAGCCATCCAGTGTCTTAATGGCAAGCTGGCACTGTCGAAGAAGCTGGTGGTACGATGGGCCCACGCTCAAGTCAAG AGATATGATCATAACAAGAATGATAAGATCCTTCCCATCAGTCTTGAGCCATCCTCAAGCACTGAACCCACTCAGTCTAACCTCAG tGTCACTGCAAAGATAAAAGCCATTGAAGCGAAGCTGAAAATGATGGCAGAGAATCCTGATGCAGAGTACCCAGCAGCACCTGTTTATTCGTACTTTAAACCACCAGACAAGAAAAGGACTACTCCTTACTGCAGAACAGCCTGGAAGTCTCGGAGATGA